The Streptomyces sp. NBC_00510 genomic interval ACCGTCTGGCGGGCCGATGACGAAATGCTCGGACGCCTGGTGGCTGTGAAGCGACTGCACCCGCCCCATCTGCAATCCGAAGATGAGGATGTGGAAATGCTTTTCGAGCGAACGCGGCGAGAAGCTCGCAGCGCTGCTCGAATCAGTCATCCCAATGTGGTGGTGGTGCACGATGTGGTGGAGGACGAAGGTCTGCCATCCATCGTGTTGGAGTACGTTCCGGCGATCACATTGGGTGATCTGCTGAAGGAGCGCGGGTCATTGACGCCGGTGGAGGCGGCGCGAATCGGCCGGGAAATGATCGCGGCATTGCGGGCGGCCCATGCGGCTGGGGTGCTGCACCGGGATGTAAAACCGGGAAATGTGCTGTTGTCGGATACCGGCCGCGTGGTGCTGACGGATTTCGGTATCGCACAAGCGTCGGGCATGTCGAATCTGACGCGTACCGGTGAGCTGATCGGGTCGATCGACTTTCTGGCACCAGAGCGATTGACGGGGGGTGCGCCCGGTCCTGCGGCAGACCTCTGGTCACTGGGGGTGACGTTGTTCCAGGCGGTAGAGGGGCGCTCGCCGTTCCGGCGGAACACGGCCATCGAGACGGCGTACGCAATCGCCACCGATGAGATACCTGTAGCGGGCCGTGCGGGCCCTTTGGGATCTGTGATCGCAGGGCTGCTGGTACGGGAACCGGAAAGACGGCTGTCGGCGGATGAGACAGAGCGGATGCTGCACGCCCCCACCCTCAAGGCCGAGAGCGGGGCGGAGACGGTGATCGGGTCGCGGGGCGCCCTGACGTCGCAGGTCACCGGACCGTTGCCTGCATCGCTGCCTAGGTGGCGCGTGGTCCGTCGCCCCGTGAACCGTCGTGGTGCCCCGCTGTGGATCACCATCAGCGTAGTGGTGGCGGCCCTCGCCGGGGGTGGGCTGTACGTCGCCCTGCACTTCCGCGGCGTGCCTCAAGGCGGCGCCGGCTCACTCGCGGCCACACCCGCTCCCGGGTCTCCCGGCAATCGGCCCGTCACTCCAGCTACCGCTTCTTCTTCCGACTCGTACAGCCCGCCTCCACTCCCTGCGCGCTACCACCTGGCCGAGGAGCCTGATCTCGGCTTGGCCATTCCCGTGCCCAACGGGTGGAAGCGTAAGGTGATGAGCAATGACGGCCGGCAGCTTGTCTACGTCGATCCGTCGGGACTGGTCGGGCTGCGCGTCGCCTCGCTCGACTTCGCGGGCCCCGATCCGCTCCTGCATCTCAAGGACGTCGAGACGCAGATGACCCCGGACACGGATGCCTACAAGCGCTTGCGCATGCAAAACACCCAATGGCGAGGGCGGCCGGCAGCAATATGGGAGTTCACCTTCCAAGGTAAGACCCAGGAATTCCACGCGATCGATATCGGCTTCGGGCAACCCGGAGAGCGCGAGATCACCGTCTATCTGTCCGCGCCGTCCGACCAGTGGGCCGACGACCAGGCGATCTTCGACACTGCAGTGGCTGGACTCCGCCTCGACGAGTAGTGCTGGCGTGGCCGGCAACCTCCGCAGCGGGGTACGCATGCCGCTGGCCGGCCACGTCTGCCCGATATTTCGGGTGGAGGCGGATCCTCTGGTCCGAGGGGTGCGGGGGTCTCCGAGGTCAATGCCGAGGGCGACGGCGGACTGGACGAGTTATCTGCGGTGGCCGCCCCCGGACCTTGCGCATCCACGGATGCCGGGCGCCCGCCGACCTCATGTCCGGTCAGTGACCTGGTCATTTGCAGGGAGTAGCGCCAGTTCCGCGACGACCGCCCGATGGTCCGTACCCGGCACGGTGCGTTCGCCGGCGGATACGCCCACCAGGCCCGAGCCGTGCAGCACGTGGTCCAGTTGGATCAAGGGCGGGACAAGAGCACGGCCGACGGGCCACGTGCGGGCCAACCCTTGACCGAGTTCGGCTTGGGTGTCCGTGAGCCCGGCCGCGAGCAACTTCCGCATCGGGCTGTGATCGAGAGAAGCGTTGAAGTCGCCTAGTGCTCTGACCGGGAAGGTTCGCCGGGTTGGCGGATCATTCCTGCTCGGAGGCAGCGGCGAGGTGACGGCGGCAGAAGTCGGCAGCCGTGAGGTGAGGCACGTGCAGTGCATCGCTGTAGAGCCGCATTTCACGAGCCGCTCGGTCCAGGTGCTGCCAGAAACTGAGTGGAAGGTCGAGGTCGTGACCGAGATCGACCAGGCAGTCGAAGGCGAGTGCCAGTTCGTTGTGCTCCAGGAACTCCAGCGTCGCTGAGAGATCGATGTCCGGCAGGCGTGTGAGGTGGGCTCGGGCGGCGTCGAGGTGGTCACGGGTCTGATTCCAGCTGGCCTGCAGAGCCTTGCGATCATCGGTCATGGCGCCAGTGTTGCTGGTGCCCTGATCGAGGTCACGCGACTTTCGCTGGTCGTCCGCCCCAGCGCAGGCCCTTCTCGCTGCGGATGCGAGCACGCTCCTTCCGCTGGGCGGCGAGGACGTCGGGGTGACGGGCATTTTTG includes:
- a CDS encoding serine/threonine protein kinase — its product is MTKEYRAMSDLGRLVAGRYRLVELLGRGGMGTVWRADDEMLGRLVAVKRLHPPHLQSEDEDVEMLFERTRREARSAARISHPNVVVVHDVVEDEGLPSIVLEYVPAITLGDLLKERGSLTPVEAARIGREMIAALRAAHAAGVLHRDVKPGNVLLSDTGRVVLTDFGIAQASGMSNLTRTGELIGSIDFLAPERLTGGAPGPAADLWSLGVTLFQAVEGRSPFRRNTAIETAYAIATDEIPVAGRAGPLGSVIAGLLVREPERRLSADETERMLHAPTLKAESGAETVIGSRGALTSQVTGPLPASLPRWRVVRRPVNRRGAPLWITISVVVAALAGGGLYVALHFRGVPQGGAGSLAATPAPGSPGNRPVTPATASSSDSYSPPPLPARYHLAEEPDLGLAIPVPNGWKRKVMSNDGRQLVYVDPSGLVGLRVASLDFAGPDPLLHLKDVETQMTPDTDAYKRLRMQNTQWRGRPAAIWEFTFQGKTQEFHAIDIGFGQPGEREITVYLSAPSDQWADDQAIFDTAVAGLRLDE
- a CDS encoding MafI family immunity protein — encoded protein: MTDDRKALQASWNQTRDHLDAARAHLTRLPDIDLSATLEFLEHNELALAFDCLVDLGHDLDLPLSFWQHLDRAAREMRLYSDALHVPHLTAADFCRRHLAAASEQE